The DNA window ATATTTATTTCTTGATGATTATTTTAGCATCTCAAAAACTTATTGTCAACAGAAAAATTAAATTTTTCCATTTTATGCATAAGAATCCACTAACATTTCATCTTGAATATCATTTAAATATGCATCCTCATCCCATTCTCTTTTAGCCACATTCTTCGTTCTTTATAGTCTGGTATGATTTTCCCAACCAATTGCCAAAAGGCCTTAGAGTGATTCATATGCACCATATGACACATTTCATGAACAACAAGGTAATCTATTATAGCTCTAGGCATCATTATACACCTTAAATTAAAATTTAAATTCATCTTAGAACTACAACTTCCCCAGCGTTTCTTCTGATCTTTTACTTTAATTTTATTAGGCTTTAATAGAAAATTTTTTTGGAAATAGGCTGTTCTTTTCATGATCTCTTCTAATGTCTTTTTTCGGTACCACTCTTTCATAGCCTTTTTTAACATATTTTCATCTTCTGTGTTGGTAGTAATATAAAATGTCTCCTTTTCAAGCTTTACTACTGGCTTTTTTATAGAATAATCCATAATAACCTTTAGTGGATACTCCTCCCCTAAATACAGAAAAATTTCACCATTTACATACTCTTTTTTCATCTTTGTATAGTCTATTCCTTTAAAAAAAGATAGCTTATCCCTAATCCATTTTTCCTTTGCCCCAACAATTTTTAATACATCTTCTTCTTTGGAGCCTTTTGGTGCTCTTACAGTAACTCTATTAGGAGGCTCTATTCTAATTTCAAAGGTTTTTCGATTTCTATATTCGGTACTAAATTCGATTCCCAAATTTTCATCATAAAATTTCATCAAAATCCAACTTTCCTATTTCCCTAAAGGTTATATTTTTATCTATTTAAAAAAGAATGATCCTTAGACCATTCTTTTTATCTTCATAATAACTATTTAATTACTTCAAGCATCATACCATTTTTTAATCCTGCAGCATTTCCTTCTTCCATATCAACATGTAATTCAAGAGCATGTGTCTCTCCTGATCTTACTAAAACATTATTAAAGATTAATCCTCTTGGACCTTCTACTTTAATACTTACAATATCTTGATCTTTCAAACCAAATTTTTCTGCATCTGTAGTATGCATATGTAAATGTCTAGCAGCAACAATAATTCCTTCTTCGATTGTTACTTCACCCTTTGGTCCAACAATCTTTGCTCCAGGAGTTCCTGCTAAGTCTCCAGAATTTTTCACTGGTGCTTTTACTCCTAACGCAAATCCATCTGTTAAAGAAATCTCAATTTGTGTTTTATTTCTTGCAGGTCCTAATACTCTTACACCTTTTAATGTTCCTTTTGATCCAACAATATCT is part of the Crassaminicella profunda genome and encodes:
- a CDS encoding M48 family metallopeptidase, giving the protein MKFYDENLGIEFSTEYRNRKTFEIRIEPPNRVTVRAPKGSKEEDVLKIVGAKEKWIRDKLSFFKGIDYTKMKKEYVNGEIFLYLGEEYPLKVIMDYSIKKPVVKLEKETFYITTNTEDENMLKKAMKEWYRKKTLEEIMKRTAYFQKNFLLKPNKIKVKDQKKRWGSCSSKMNLNFNLRCIMMPRAIIDYLVVHEMCHMVHMNHSKAFWQLVGKIIPDYKERRMWLKENGMRMHI
- the pduL gene encoding phosphate propanoyltransferase; translation: MSNNMVSVGLSNKHIHLSKEHVEILFGQGHELTPMKDLVQPGQFACEEKVDIVGSKGTLKGVRVLGPARNKTQIEISLTDGFALGVKAPVKNSGDLAGTPGAKIVGPKGEVTIEEGIIVAARHLHMHTTDAEKFGLKDQDIVSIKVEGPRGLIFNNVLVRSGETHALELHVDMEEGNAAGLKNGMMLEVIK